TGTCAGTCTTCCATACAGACGAGGTAAAGAGCCAATCGCCATTCGATAGTACCGTTGGTTTGTTCAGCATGATGCCATTACCCAATCGACGCGGTTTCGACCATGTTGGGTTCTCTGCATCTGGATTGCTGGTGACAATAGTCCATATGCCGTAACGGCCATCTTGTTGACCAAAACTCTGTCCCCAGAAAACCCACATCCGATCCTGGGGGTCGGTCCAGATGGAAGCGGACATAGCCCGAACGTCCCTACAGGGCAGTACCATGACTTGTGGATCTGACCAGGTGTGTCCATCGTCATCACTACGAATCAAGACCTGGTAGTTTCGCGGGCTTTCGACATCTCGCCCGTAAACTGCCCACAACCGTCCCTTTGCGGTGCGTTCGATGCCTGGCACGCCCTGTCGTGTAGTCGGCGGCACATGCTGTTTCCACGGATTGACAATGACCGTCGCCGGTTCGAGTGCAATATCGGCATCACGCTGTTTCTTTACTTCTGCATCTGTCATGTTGTTTTTCTCAATCTGGGCACCTGAGATACAAACTCACGATAAAGTCCTTCAATCTCCTGCGCTGCGATCCAAGCATAGTATTGTGGCTCAGAGTTGATGTAACTCACCAACCTGTCGGAGGGCTCCTCAACCCATCTTTTGGTATCTGAATCGCTGAACCAACTCTTGAGTACAGGCAAATGTGAATGGTCGAGCGGCTCAAAGATCAGCTCAGGTTTCTGTCGATTGCGCCCCATTGACTTCTCTGTTCTGTCAACCCAAGATCCCTCTGGAGACCAGATAGGATTCGAGCGTCTCTACGGTTGTATAGTGATGGGTATTCAGTCCAACAGAAAGGGCAGTTTCGACGTTTGGCATCCTGTCGTCAATAAACAGGGATTCCTCGGCAGCAACACGCATGGTTCGCAGCACATGTGTGAACGCCCGTGGACCACTCTTGGTGATTCCAGTCTCATATGAATAGAACTGCCGCTCAAAGACCTTCAAAAAAGGATGATTTTGTCTGACGAAATCACCCCATTCTCTTGCATGATCTGAAAGGATGACTACATCCATCTTCTCTGCCAGCGATGTAACGAGTGCGATTGCGCGATTATCGGATCGAAGGAGGTTCCGCCTTATCGTTTCTCTCAGCCCCTCTACGGTGACCGGCCAGCACTTCTCGGATATTATCTCGCTAAGATACTCATCCTCCGTTATACGCCCCACGAACAAAGTTGTGAGCAGATTTCCACTAAAGCCTGACAAGATTTCATCTTGTGGGATTCCCAGTATTGGCTGAAGTTCTATTTCTATTCCGTACAGGCCAGAAACAAGTACCTCAGAGAGATCGGAAATGATGAGCCTTATCATGTTCTGTGATTCTTTCGGCAAATAAGCCTTGTGGTTTCAAACCCGAATGGCAGGTAACGTTCAGTGGCTCACGAACCCGCGAAGCGGGTTGCCAGAGGTCAAGGCGCGTTAGCACCGCAACGGCAACTGGTTGTTAGACGACGATAAGCCTCTATTGATGAGAGATATCAGGCAGAAATTCTGGACCTGGTCTCATGCAGCCTGCCGTCGGTTGAAAGAACTGATCGGCTTCCAACTTGTACCATCCGAGTGGGTTGTCATCCACGTCCGCCACCTGGACCCAAAGCTCAAGTTGTGGTCGCCGAATTTCTTTCAGAGGCACTGCCATCTCAGATAACAACTCGGCGCACACAACAGCTCCATTTATTCTCAGGAATGTCCAACCCTCTGCACGATACTGGAGATATTCGATTGTATCTCCCTTCGAAAAACTAAAGGTATCGTACCCGCTACCACCTCGGCGGTAATCCGTTCTCGACAAATAGAACACCCTTCCGTACGAGGTACCGTGGATTGCGCCATCTTCCCGAGCAAGAAAGAGACCGGGTATAATGGTTCTGAAGCGGACATCGCTATGTATGATCATCTCACCGCGGGCGGGGCTAATCGTATCCGCAACACTGGCTTGCGCCGTGGGTGCAGTTCGCAAGACTATCTCATCTCCAGAAGCTTGGATCCTGTGGGGACCTTCACCCGGAAAGATACTGCATTCAAATGCTAAACCTGGCCCCCATAGTGCAGTGACAGCGAAAATTCCAGAGAAAAACACGCTCCTCTTCATACGGCTCTCCGCCATAATTGTCGTCTAACGTTCTGGTCGTGCCCGAACCTCAAAGCGGTTGCGTGAAAGGCGCAACCAGAACTGGGCACGATTGTGATATATGTTGTGGGATGCTTTCAATCGCTAATTAGACTGAGGTCAGGTCAAGGGCAAAGTGAACCTCGCCGCCAAAGTGACCATCTTGACGATGAGTGATACGAAAACCGAACCGTTTGTAGAACGCGATAACCTCAGACCAGGTAGATGTCGTTTCCAGGACAATGCTTTGAAATCCCAACGCTTTAGCCTCCTGGCAGAGCCGTTCCAGTATTTGCCTGCCAATTCCTCGTCTCCGAAACTCCGGTGATACGGACATCCGGACTATCTCTGCTACCTGGTCTGACTTCGGATTCAGCGCGCCCGAGCCAACAATCCTGCCATCAAACCAGGCGACCAGAAATGTAGCATCCTTGTAGTAGGCACCGATGTCGTTCAAATCTGGATTTAAGGTTGGATCAATTTCTCCCCAGTGTTCGGCAAGTCCAGTTAAAATCAGGCTCTGGACAGCTTCTTGATCCTCACTCTCAAATGGCTTTATCGAGATTTGCTGTGTGTCCATTACCTTTGAGACAATCCTTTCCTCTATTCCTGAATTAACACTCTCTTCAGTGTGTGAATTTGAGATTTCTTCATTTTTAAGTATTCGAATTTTGGCATCTCACTCAAGAGGTGTGTCATACTTTCAGGATAGCGATTACCATAATCTCCAAGCATATACTCCTTCACTATCGCATCGTCAGATACGCCAATGTTTTTCAACAAGAGGGCAATGCCTACTCCTGTGCGATCTTTTCCGCTTGTACAGTGCAGGAGCGATGGCCAAATGGTTTCGTCTGCTAAAGTGTTATATAGCCTCTGTATCCATTCCTTAAAAATTCCGGACTCAAAAATGTAGTTGTTCATTGTGTCAAGCGGCGCAACTTGTAGAAGTTTAATGTTTCTGAAATCAGGATCTTTCTCGCGCCTCAAGTTGACGATTGTCTTTAATTGGAGCAGGTTATCCTGGGGCGTGATTTCATCCAGAGCACCACTTCGATAGAGGACACTTGACTTGAAGATCTCAGACCCAAGAATTTGATTCAAGCTGTTTCCAACATCGCGAAAGTTTTTCACTCCGAGCATATCATCTCTACAGTTTGATCTTCACGGTCAGTCTTTTTAAGAATAGACCGGGTGA
Above is a genomic segment from Gemmatimonadota bacterium containing:
- a CDS encoding GNAT family N-acetyltransferase; translation: MDTQQISIKPFESEDQEAVQSLILTGLAEHWGEIDPTLNPDLNDIGAYYKDATFLVAWFDGRIVGSGALNPKSDQVAEIVRMSVSPEFRRRGIGRQILERLCQEAKALGFQSIVLETTSTWSEVIAFYKRFGFRITHRQDGHFGGEVHFALDLTSV
- a CDS encoding tyrosine-protein phosphatase — translated: MLGVKNFRDVGNSLNQILGSEIFKSSVLYRSGALDEITPQDNLLQLKTIVNLRREKDPDFRNIKLLQVAPLDTMNNYIFESGIFKEWIQRLYNTLADETIWPSLLHCTSGKDRTGVGIALLLKNIGVSDDAIVKEYMLGDYGNRYPESMTHLLSEMPKFEYLKMKKSQIHTLKRVLIQE